The Pseudobacteroides sp. region ATGTGAATTGCCCAGAAAAAAGCACCCACAAGCTCAAACAAGTCTCCCTTGGATATGGAAAAGTATTCATTAATTGAAAGAAAATACAGCCCTACAACTGCTGTTACCGCCCCAATCCATGTGAAAACTCCGACTTTCTGTCTCAAAAATATTCCGAGTATAGGTACAAGAACTATATACAATCCTGTTATAAAGGCAGCTTTGCCGGCAGTGGTTTCTATTAATCCGATCTGCTGCAGGCTTGCTGCAATAAATAGGCATAATCCGGAAAGCAGGCCTGCCATGTACAGTTCTTTCCTATTTTTCTGCTGCTCAATAACTTTAGCTTTTCCAACCCTTGATTTATAATTAAAAAATAATATGAGGGGTATGAGTGAAAGTGCTCCCAGAGCAAACCTTGTCCCATTGAATGTAAACGTCCCTATGTATTTTATCCCTACCCTCTGTGCAACAAATGCAAATCCCCAGATTGCAGCTGTGAGCAGAAGGAGTAAATTAGACCTGAATTTATATTTATCCATAAGTATTTCCCCAAGCTTGAAATTAAAAATTACCATATAATCTATAATAGATTAACCGCTTTTTTAATATATCATAAGTTAATAATACAATCTACTATAGAAATTAATAAGTTAACATAATATCATGTTTGGGTCTTATAACAAATAAAATCAATGCTGATATATTTCTATTAAACTTGGGAAAATACATCCCCAATGATAAACAAAAGAATAGCGGCAGGCTTATTGTACCAAAATATTAATGCTGTTATAATTAATATGTCGTAGACATCAAATAATTTCCGGGAGAAAAAATATGATAAGTGGAGAAAGTTTTTTAGTCAGAGCCTCCAGTCTAAGAAAGCACAATTATTATGTAGACTACATGGGACTTTAC contains the following coding sequences:
- a CDS encoding DMT family transporter — its product is MDKYKFRSNLLLLLTAAIWGFAFVAQRVGIKYIGTFTFNGTRFALGALSLIPLILFFNYKSRVGKAKVIEQQKNRKELYMAGLLSGLCLFIAASLQQIGLIETTAGKAAFITGLYIVLVPILGIFLRQKVGVFTWIGAVTAVVGLYFLSINEYFSISKGDLFELVGAFFWAIHILLIDRFSRKVDALKLSCMQFFVCSALSMITALAVENITLYGICQAGMPILYGGVLSVGVAYTLQVFGQKNASPSHAALILSLETVFAALGGYLLLNERLNTMGIIGCILMFSGMVISQSHSFFRKDN